The Lacrimispora xylanolytica genome has a segment encoding these proteins:
- a CDS encoding class II fructose-bisphosphate aldolase, with protein MALVKMKELLLQAKEENRAVGAFSVGNLEMVKGAVKAAEDLNTPVILQIAEVRLPHSPLALMGPMMVEAAKKSSVPIAVHLDHGKSLEVLSQALAYGFTSIMMDGSTLPFEENIEMTLQAVDLAKKYGATVEAELGLVGGSEDGKTDEGIRCTNPQDAKVFLERTGVDALAVAIGNAHGNYPVAPRLAFDVLEAIDKITSVPLVLHGGTGITPEDFRKAISLGIRKINIATASFDSLTREAINYLDREGKHDYFGLNEAMVKGVYDNVTQHIRIFNCAEPL; from the coding sequence ATGGCATTAGTAAAGATGAAGGAATTGCTTTTACAGGCGAAGGAAGAAAACCGGGCCGTGGGAGCCTTCAGCGTGGGGAATCTTGAGATGGTAAAGGGAGCTGTGAAAGCAGCAGAGGACTTAAATACCCCTGTCATTTTACAGATAGCGGAAGTCAGGCTTCCTCATTCTCCCCTGGCTCTCATGGGGCCTATGATGGTGGAAGCAGCAAAGAAATCCTCCGTTCCCATTGCAGTTCATTTAGATCACGGGAAATCCCTGGAAGTACTTTCTCAGGCACTTGCCTATGGGTTTACTTCTATTATGATGGACGGCTCCACTCTTCCTTTTGAAGAAAATATAGAAATGACCTTGCAGGCAGTTGACTTAGCGAAGAAATACGGCGCAACCGTGGAGGCGGAGCTCGGTCTGGTGGGGGGGAGTGAGGATGGCAAAACCGATGAAGGAATCCGCTGCACCAACCCACAGGATGCCAAAGTCTTTTTAGAACGGACGGGAGTGGATGCATTGGCTGTTGCCATTGGCAATGCCCATGGCAATTATCCCGTGGCACCACGATTAGCCTTTGATGTATTAGAGGCCATTGATAAGATAACCAGTGTACCTTTGGTGCTTCATGGGGGAACCGGAATTACACCGGAGGATTTTAGAAAAGCCATATCCCTTGGTATTAGGAAAATAAACATTGCCACCGCAAGCTTTGACAGCCTGACCAGAGAGGCAATCAACTATCTGGACAGGGAAGGAAAGCATGATTATTTTGGCCTAAATGAAGCAATGGTAAAGGGAGTTTATGATAATGTAACACAGCATATCCGCATTTTTAACTGTGCAGAGCCGCTGTAA
- a CDS encoding carbohydrate ABC transporter permease yields the protein MNDRKRESFRHFMNKESTAGFVFSLPFTIGFLLFMVVPMGLSLYYSFCDYNILAPPVFTGAKNYIKMFTDDAVFLKTIGVTFYFALVSVPLRLIFALIVALILYRTTRITGFYRAAYYLPSIIGGSVAVAILWKRMFATDGVVNQLLRLAGVNSSFPWLGNVNTAIWTLIILAVWQFGSSMLIFLSSLKQIPVTLYEAARVDGANKVSQFFKITLPLLTPTIFFNLVMQMINGFLAFTQCFIITQGKPLNSTLFYTVYMYQQSFEFYNTGYGAALAWVMLAIIGFITMILFATKRFWVYTEGV from the coding sequence GTTTCAGACATTTTATGAATAAAGAAAGCACGGCAGGTTTCGTATTCAGCCTTCCGTTTACCATTGGATTTTTGCTTTTTATGGTAGTGCCCATGGGGCTTTCCTTATATTATTCCTTTTGTGATTACAATATATTGGCGCCGCCTGTTTTTACCGGGGCCAAGAATTATATAAAGATGTTTACGGATGATGCGGTGTTTTTAAAGACCATCGGGGTCACCTTTTATTTTGCACTTGTATCCGTGCCTTTGAGGCTGATATTTGCATTGATTGTTGCCTTAATCTTATACAGGACCACTAGGATTACCGGGTTTTACCGGGCAGCTTATTATCTGCCTTCTATCATTGGAGGTTCTGTAGCTGTGGCCATTCTCTGGAAGCGTATGTTTGCCACCGATGGCGTGGTAAACCAGTTATTAAGGCTCGCTGGTGTCAATTCCAGCTTTCCATGGCTGGGAAACGTAAATACTGCTATCTGGACTCTGATTATCCTGGCTGTGTGGCAGTTTGGCTCATCCATGCTTATCTTTTTATCTTCCTTAAAGCAGATTCCTGTGACACTTTATGAGGCCGCCAGAGTGGACGGAGCCAATAAGGTTTCGCAGTTTTTTAAGATTACTCTGCCTCTATTGACTCCTACGATATTTTTTAATCTGGTCATGCAGATGATTAACGGGTTCCTTGCCTTTACCCAGTGCTTTATCATCACTCAGGGAAAACCCTTAAACTCCACCTTATTCTATACCGTTTATATGTATCAGCAGTCCTTTGAATTTTATAACACAGGCTATGGTGCGGCACTGGCATGGGTCATGCTGGCGATTATTGGTTTTATCACCATGATTTTGTTTGCCACCAAGAGATTCTGGGTTTATACGGAAGGAGTGTGA
- the iolC gene encoding 5-dehydro-2-deoxygluconokinase: MQYITFDEKRPMDLVLLGRVAVDFNPVDYFHPLAECTTFKKYVGGSPANIAVGVSRHGLKAGFFARVSDDQFGDFVTDFFKKEGIDVTRIRRCEHGEKIGLTFTEILSPTESSILMYRNCIADLQLSPADIDEEYIKNAKAILISGTSLAASPSREAALKAVMLAKRNNTVIIFDIDYRPYNWVSEDEISIYYSMVAKEADIIMGSREEFNLTERLIEEGRSDKESAAAWHKERAKIVIIKHGKEGSTAYTNDGNSYSIKPFPVTALKSFGGGDGYGSGFLYGLFEGWEMIDCLEFGSAEAAMMVASHSCSEDLPGPDEVRAFIKESKEKYGEMIARA, translated from the coding sequence ATGCAGTATATAACATTTGATGAAAAGAGACCTATGGATTTAGTCCTGCTGGGCAGAGTGGCAGTTGATTTTAACCCGGTGGATTACTTCCATCCCTTAGCAGAGTGCACCACATTTAAAAAGTATGTGGGCGGTTCTCCGGCAAACATAGCTGTCGGTGTGTCAAGACATGGATTAAAGGCAGGATTCTTTGCAAGAGTGTCTGACGACCAGTTCGGGGACTTTGTTACAGATTTTTTCAAGAAAGAAGGAATTGACGTAACCAGAATCCGCCGCTGTGAGCATGGAGAGAAAATCGGCCTGACCTTTACAGAGATTTTATCTCCAACAGAAAGCAGTATCTTAATGTATCGCAACTGCATTGCCGATTTACAGTTAAGTCCGGCGGATATTGATGAAGAATATATAAAGAATGCGAAAGCAATTTTGATTTCAGGAACCTCCCTGGCAGCGAGTCCTTCAAGAGAAGCAGCTCTTAAGGCGGTAATGCTGGCTAAGAGAAACAACACAGTTATTATTTTTGATATTGATTACCGCCCCTATAACTGGGTCAGTGAAGATGAGATTTCCATCTACTATTCCATGGTAGCAAAGGAAGCGGATATTATCATGGGCTCCAGAGAAGAGTTTAACTTAACAGAACGCCTCATTGAGGAAGGCCGCTCCGATAAGGAGAGTGCAGCAGCATGGCATAAGGAGCGGGCTAAGATTGTCATCATTAAGCATGGCAAGGAAGGCTCCACCGCTTATACAAATGACGGCAACAGCTACAGCATCAAGCCATTCCCTGTCACAGCCTTAAAATCCTTTGGCGGCGGTGACGGATATGGTTCCGGTTTCCTATATGGGCTGTTTGAAGGCTGGGAGATGATCGACTGTCTGGAATTTGGCAGCGCGGAAGCAGCCATGATGGTAGCCAGCCACTCCTGTTCCGAGGATCTTCCGGGACCGGATGAGGTTCGTGCATTCATCAAAGAAAGCAAGGAAAAATACGGCGAAATGATCGCCAGAGCATAA
- a CDS encoding carbohydrate ABC transporter permease, whose translation MRTKKRMGEIVYHILVCGFGLIMVYPLIWMIMSSFKETSTIFTTAGQLIPKKFVLTNYATGWKGFAKTGFVVFFRNSFFIAVVATLGTVFSSSFVAYGLARCKFFGRKFLFVAMLLSMMLPAQVLMIPQYLWYQKLGWVGSYLPLIVPYYFAIQGFFIYLMINFIDGIPRELDEAAKIDGCSYYSIYARIILPLITPALITASIFSFMWRWDDFLSALLYINESARYPVSLALKLFSDPGSSSDYGAMFAMATLSILPAVIIFICLQKYLVEGISTSGLKG comes from the coding sequence ATGAGAACAAAGAAACGAATGGGTGAGATTGTGTATCATATCCTGGTGTGCGGATTTGGACTCATCATGGTCTACCCTTTAATCTGGATGATTATGAGCTCGTTTAAGGAAACAAGCACTATATTTACCACAGCCGGGCAGCTGATACCGAAAAAGTTCGTCCTGACAAACTATGCTACTGGCTGGAAGGGGTTTGCAAAAACAGGCTTTGTGGTATTTTTCCGCAATTCCTTTTTCATTGCAGTGGTAGCGACACTTGGAACTGTATTTTCTTCTTCCTTTGTTGCCTATGGTCTGGCGCGGTGTAAATTCTTTGGAAGAAAATTTCTCTTTGTAGCCATGCTCTTATCCATGATGCTTCCGGCTCAGGTTCTTATGATTCCACAGTATTTATGGTACCAGAAGCTTGGCTGGGTGGGAAGCTATCTTCCCCTCATCGTTCCTTACTACTTTGCCATTCAGGGCTTTTTTATTTACCTGATGATTAACTTTATTGATGGTATTCCAAGAGAGCTTGACGAGGCGGCTAAGATTGACGGCTGCTCTTATTACAGCATCTATGCCAGAATCATACTTCCATTAATAACACCGGCACTGATTACAGCCAGTATCTTTTCTTTTATGTGGCGCTGGGATGATTTTCTTTCTGCCCTGCTCTACATCAATGAATCAGCAAGATATCCCGTCAGTCTTGCATTAAAGCTATTTAGTGATCCAGGTTCTTCCTCCGATTATGGTGCCATGTTTGCCATGGCTACCTTATCCATTCTTCCGGCGGTCATTATATTTATCTGCCTTCAGAAGTATCTGGTGGAGGGGATAAGCACCTCTGGGCTTAAAGGTTAA
- the iolD gene encoding 3D-(3,5/4)-trihydroxycyclohexane-1,2-dione acylhydrolase (decyclizing) → MGYTKMTVAQALVKFLDNQYVERDGEVTKFVEGVFTIFGHGIVVGLGQALDENPGSLKVYQGRNEQGMAHVAAGYAKQNNRKKIIACSSSIGPGAANMVTAAACATVNNIPLLLLPGDTYATRQPDPVLQQLEQSYGPSITTNDAFRPVCKFWDRIVRPEQLMSTMINAMRVLTDPAETGAVCVALSQDAEGEAYEYPDYFFEKRVHRISRPVPTEADLKDLTAMIVSSKKPMIICGGGVRYSEAGEELMKFCETFRIPFAETQSGKSACKSSHPYNLGGLGVTGNLSANTIAEEADLIISVGSRLSDFTTGSKNQFKNPEVKIASINISRFHAYKMDSLPVVADAKAALEVLSKSLKEKGYISAYNCEIEEAKKAWDEEMERLSNYCYDDDFEPIVKARNPVSIEEFVELTGGVITQTAALSLIRKEIDPDAIVIGASGSLPGCLQRMWTTDQKDAYHMEYGYSCMGYEIAASLGAKMASPNQEVYSMCGDGSFQMLHSELATSLQEGMKINVLLFDNCGFGCINNLQMSNGIGNLATEFRYRDEDGNLNGGLIPVDYAKVCEGYGVKTYTAKTLVELKEAIADAKKQTVSTLIDIKVLPKTMTEGYKSWWNVGLASVTGIEGQQKAYENLMENRGKARRY, encoded by the coding sequence ATGGGGTACACCAAAATGACGGTTGCACAGGCCTTGGTAAAGTTCCTGGATAACCAGTATGTGGAACGGGATGGAGAAGTAACAAAATTCGTAGAAGGAGTCTTTACCATCTTCGGTCACGGTATCGTAGTAGGTCTGGGTCAGGCCTTAGACGAGAATCCAGGAAGCTTAAAGGTATATCAGGGACGGAATGAGCAGGGAATGGCTCATGTGGCAGCAGGCTATGCCAAACAGAACAACCGGAAAAAAATCATTGCCTGTTCTTCCTCCATCGGACCGGGAGCTGCCAATATGGTAACAGCAGCAGCCTGTGCCACGGTTAACAACATTCCTCTTCTTCTCCTTCCAGGAGATACTTATGCAACCAGACAGCCGGATCCGGTGCTGCAGCAGTTAGAGCAGAGCTACGGCCCGTCCATCACCACCAATGACGCCTTCCGTCCTGTGTGTAAGTTCTGGGATCGTATCGTTCGTCCGGAGCAGCTGATGTCAACCATGATAAACGCCATGCGTGTCCTCACAGATCCGGCTGAGACAGGTGCGGTATGTGTGGCTCTTTCTCAGGATGCAGAAGGAGAAGCTTATGAGTACCCGGATTATTTCTTTGAAAAACGGGTTCACAGAATCTCCCGTCCGGTGCCTACAGAGGCTGATTTAAAAGACTTGACTGCTATGATTGTAAGCAGCAAAAAGCCTATGATCATCTGCGGCGGCGGTGTGAGATATTCTGAGGCTGGGGAAGAGCTGATGAAATTCTGTGAGACCTTCCGCATTCCTTTTGCGGAGACTCAGTCAGGGAAAAGTGCCTGTAAGTCTTCTCACCCTTATAATCTTGGCGGTCTTGGGGTTACCGGAAACTTATCTGCAAACACCATTGCAGAAGAAGCGGATTTAATTATTTCTGTGGGAAGCCGTTTGTCTGACTTTACCACTGGCTCTAAGAACCAGTTTAAGAATCCAGAGGTGAAGATAGCTTCCATTAATATTTCCAGATTCCATGCTTACAAAATGGATTCCCTTCCTGTGGTGGCAGATGCCAAGGCAGCCCTTGAGGTTCTTTCTAAGAGCCTGAAGGAAAAGGGCTATATATCGGCTTATAATTGTGAAATCGAGGAAGCAAAGAAAGCCTGGGACGAAGAGATGGAACGCCTTAGTAACTACTGCTATGACGATGATTTTGAGCCAATCGTGAAAGCCAGAAATCCAGTATCCATCGAGGAATTTGTGGAGCTTACAGGCGGTGTGATTACTCAGACAGCAGCACTTTCCTTAATCCGTAAAGAAATTGATCCCGATGCCATTGTCATCGGTGCTTCTGGAAGTCTTCCGGGATGCTTACAGAGAATGTGGACCACAGATCAAAAGGATGCCTACCACATGGAATACGGTTATTCCTGTATGGGCTATGAAATCGCAGCAAGTCTGGGAGCCAAGATGGCATCTCCAAACCAGGAGGTATACTCCATGTGCGGCGACGGCAGCTTCCAGATGCTTCACAGTGAGCTTGCAACCTCTTTGCAGGAAGGCATGAAGATCAATGTTCTGTTGTTTGACAACTGCGGCTTTGGCTGTATCAACAATCTCCAGATGTCAAACGGAATCGGAAACCTGGCCACAGAATTCCGTTACCGTGACGAAGATGGAAACCTAAACGGCGGACTGATCCCAGTGGATTATGCCAAGGTCTGTGAAGGATATGGGGTCAAGACCTACACAGCTAAAACACTGGTAGAATTAAAGGAAGCGATTGCCGATGCGAAGAAGCAGACCGTATCTACTTTAATTGACATCAAGGTTCTCCCAAAGACCATGACAGAAGGTTACAAGTCCTGGTGGAATGTGGGCCTTGCAAGTGTAACAGGAATCGAAGGGCAGCAAAAAGCGTATGAAAATCTGATGGAAAACCGCGGGAAAGCTAGGCGGTATTAA
- a CDS encoding iron-containing alcohol dehydrogenase, whose product MGREFIMPGTIVSGDNALFDAKAHLKEQGNKALIVTDEVMVKLGNVGVLTGLLKEEGISYAIFDGINGEPTDTMIEDGLSCYQKEGCDFLIALGGGSPIDSMKAIAALSACGGNISDYMGKVIKGDLPSMTAIPTTAGTGSEATQFTIITDTKKDIKMLLKGPVLMPDLAIIDPRFTMTAPPKITAATGLDALTHAMEAYTSRKAQPLSDSFALSAVKRIFAWLPKAFHDGEDKKAREEMSLAALEAGIAFNNASVTLVHGMSRPIGALFHVPHGISNAMLLKECFRFALDGAYDRFAVMAREIGAAGEETGEEEAAKAFLDSVIGILDELEIPSLAGYGIDREAFFAVIDKMAGDAMDSGSPSNTRKDMTKDDVTEIYRRLWD is encoded by the coding sequence ATGGGAAGAGAGTTTATTATGCCTGGAACAATCGTCAGCGGAGACAATGCCCTCTTTGATGCGAAGGCTCATTTAAAAGAACAGGGGAATAAAGCCCTGATCGTTACCGATGAGGTGATGGTGAAGCTTGGGAATGTAGGAGTATTGACCGGGCTTTTAAAAGAAGAGGGAATATCCTATGCTATATTTGACGGAATTAACGGGGAGCCAACGGATACCATGATTGAAGACGGACTATCCTGTTACCAGAAGGAAGGCTGTGACTTCCTCATCGCACTGGGAGGCGGAAGCCCCATCGATTCCATGAAGGCAATTGCCGCTCTGTCCGCCTGCGGAGGTAACATTTCTGATTATATGGGTAAGGTCATAAAAGGAGATCTTCCTTCTATGACAGCCATTCCTACCACAGCAGGAACTGGTTCTGAGGCAACTCAGTTCACCATTATTACAGATACGAAAAAGGATATTAAGATGCTGTTAAAGGGTCCTGTCCTCATGCCGGATCTGGCTATCATTGATCCCAGGTTTACCATGACGGCTCCGCCTAAGATTACGGCGGCAACCGGACTTGATGCGCTGACTCATGCTATGGAGGCCTACACTTCAAGAAAGGCTCAACCTCTGTCCGACTCCTTTGCGTTATCAGCGGTAAAGAGAATTTTTGCCTGGCTGCCAAAAGCTTTTCATGATGGCGAGGATAAAAAGGCAAGAGAGGAGATGTCTCTGGCTGCTTTGGAAGCAGGAATTGCATTTAACAATGCATCGGTGACTCTGGTTCACGGCATGAGCCGTCCCATCGGAGCCTTGTTCCATGTTCCACACGGCATTTCCAATGCCATGCTGTTAAAGGAATGCTTCCGCTTTGCCCTTGACGGTGCCTATGACCGGTTTGCAGTGATGGCAAGAGAGATCGGGGCAGCAGGGGAAGAGACAGGAGAGGAAGAGGCAGCAAAGGCATTCCTTGACTCAGTCATTGGAATTTTGGATGAACTAGAGATTCCGTCCCTGGCTGGGTATGGCATAGACCGGGAAGCATTCTTTGCAGTCATTGACAAGATGGCAGGAGATGCCATGGACAGCGGTAGTCCTTCCAATACCAGAAAGGATATGACAAAGGACGATGTAACCGAAATTTACCGCAGACTGTGGGATTGA
- the iolE gene encoding myo-inosose-2 dehydratase, translating into MLNKEKVKLGIAPIAWTNDDLPDLGGENTFEQCVSEMALAGFTGSEVGNKYPRDVEVLKKALNLRGVEICNAWFSTFLISKPYEETEAEFKKHVAFLAAMGAKVVGVSEQSYSTQGIQDQPVFEGKHEMDDREWDLLCDGLNRLGKVSKEEYGVALTFHHHMGTVVQSAKEVERMMAGTDPEYVSLLFDSGHFAYCDEDPVEMVTKYVNRIKHVHLKDIRPEVVKQVRDEKMSFLAGVRAGAFTIPGDGCVNFDPIFKVLEDASYEGYMVVEAEQDPAKANPLEYAINARKFIAEKTGL; encoded by the coding sequence ATGTTAAACAAGGAGAAAGTAAAATTAGGAATCGCACCAATCGCATGGACCAATGATGATCTTCCAGATCTTGGAGGGGAGAATACCTTTGAGCAGTGTGTCAGTGAAATGGCACTGGCTGGGTTTACAGGCTCTGAGGTAGGAAATAAATATCCAAGAGATGTAGAGGTCTTAAAAAAGGCGCTTAATTTAAGAGGGGTAGAGATTTGCAACGCATGGTTTTCCACCTTCTTAATCAGCAAGCCTTACGAAGAGACAGAAGCAGAATTTAAAAAGCATGTGGCATTTCTCGCAGCCATGGGCGCAAAGGTAGTAGGGGTCTCAGAACAGAGCTACAGCACCCAGGGAATTCAGGATCAGCCGGTCTTTGAAGGAAAGCATGAGATGGATGACAGGGAATGGGATCTCTTATGTGACGGACTGAACCGTCTTGGAAAGGTATCCAAAGAGGAATACGGCGTTGCCCTTACCTTCCACCATCACATGGGAACCGTTGTTCAGAGTGCCAAAGAAGTAGAGCGCATGATGGCAGGCACTGACCCGGAATACGTGAGCCTCTTATTTGACAGCGGACACTTTGCTTACTGTGACGAGGACCCGGTGGAAATGGTCACAAAGTATGTGAACCGCATCAAGCATGTACATTTAAAGGATATCCGTCCTGAAGTAGTAAAGCAGGTAAGAGATGAGAAGATGAGCTTCCTTGCAGGTGTGAGAGCCGGTGCTTTTACCATTCCAGGAGATGGCTGCGTAAACTTTGATCCCATTTTTAAGGTATTAGAGGACGCTTCCTACGAAGGCTATATGGTGGTTGAGGCAGAGCAGGATCCAGCAAAGGCTAACCCATTAGAATACGCCATCAATGCAAGAAAATTCATCGCAGAAAAAACTGGTCTTTAA
- the iolG gene encoding inositol 2-dehydrogenase gives MVTVGIIGAGRIGKVHTTSICNIVKNATIKTIADPFMNEETAEWAKSMGVSHTTKDYKEILADPDIDAVLICSSTNTHSPISVEAIKAGKHVFCEKPIDHDIDKIKEVIDALKDSKVKYQVGFNRRFDHNFEAVKNAVVAGKIGEPHIIKVTSRDPEPPSAEYAAVSGGMFLDMTIHDFDMVRFLAGCDAEEIYVQSAVLVDPAIGEAGDVDTAVITIKMENGAIAVIDNSRKAVYGYDQRAEVFGSKGMVATSNDTESSAVLSTADGVTGEKPLYFFLERYMQSFAKEVNCFIDAIEHNTDTPLGVLDGLKPVLMGIAAKKSVEEHRPVKISEITM, from the coding sequence ATGGTAACCGTAGGAATTATTGGAGCAGGAAGAATCGGAAAGGTTCATACTACTAGCATCTGCAATATTGTTAAAAACGCAACCATCAAGACCATTGCCGACCCATTTATGAACGAAGAAACAGCCGAGTGGGCAAAGAGCATGGGCGTTTCTCATACCACCAAGGATTACAAGGAAATTTTAGCTGACCCGGACATTGATGCTGTACTTATTTGTTCTTCCACCAACACCCATTCCCCAATTTCTGTGGAAGCAATCAAAGCCGGAAAGCATGTATTCTGCGAAAAACCAATTGACCATGACATTGATAAAATCAAAGAAGTCATTGATGCATTAAAGGACAGCAAGGTAAAATACCAGGTTGGCTTTAACCGCCGCTTTGACCATAACTTTGAAGCAGTTAAAAATGCAGTGGTAGCAGGTAAAATCGGTGAGCCTCATATCATCAAGGTGACCTCCAGAGATCCAGAGCCGCCAAGTGCAGAGTATGCAGCTGTTTCCGGTGGTATGTTCCTTGATATGACCATTCATGATTTTGATATGGTACGTTTCCTGGCAGGCTGCGATGCAGAAGAAATCTATGTGCAGTCAGCAGTCCTCGTTGATCCGGCCATTGGAGAAGCAGGCGACGTGGATACCGCAGTCATTACCATTAAGATGGAAAATGGTGCAATCGCTGTGATCGACAACTCCAGAAAGGCAGTTTACGGCTATGACCAGAGAGCGGAAGTATTTGGCTCCAAGGGTATGGTAGCAACCTCCAATGACACAGAATCCAGTGCTGTTTTAAGCACCGCTGACGGTGTGACTGGTGAAAAGCCGCTTTACTTCTTCTTAGAGCGTTACATGCAGTCCTTTGCAAAAGAAGTGAACTGCTTCATCGATGCCATTGAACATAATACAGATACTCCTCTTGGTGTATTAGACGGATTAAAGCCAGTTCTTATGGGAATCGCAGCAAAGAAATCCGTAGAAGAACACAGACCAGTTAAGATATCAGAAATCACAATGTAA
- a CDS encoding glycoside hydrolase family 28 protein, with protein sequence MIYNVLEFGAKGDGVTNDAKAIQKAIDTCTGEGGGRVLLPGGHTYNSGSILLKSNVDFHLEMGAVLKASDDLNDYYPLANGGKIVAHESGLPSFLNSEYNGRPFHAFLYGFDQKNVAITGLGTIDANEKIFYGTNSGFHIEGTYYPRIPLMLLEKFEHLTIQDVTLINCAFWTVHLVGCNDVLIQGIRLLNNLQMANSDGIDPDHCTNVRIIGCHIECGDDAIVLKNSGDYNQYGPCENIVISNCTLISTSAAIKFGTEGECSFRNVLVDNCTISRSNRGISLQIRDGGNVENAVFSNITIETRRFSHEWWGRAEPICITVQDRKPGVKAGKVRNVRFQNITCKGENGIFIRGSEDNYVEDVSFENIHLTLEKTSRWEIEGYDIRPCQGDGAIHTKISGIYADYARDISFEHVKINVEESMQPFYKEDVTLLNTEEITF encoded by the coding sequence ATGATTTATAATGTATTGGAGTTCGGAGCAAAGGGCGATGGAGTGACCAATGATGCTAAGGCAATCCAAAAGGCCATAGACACATGTACCGGTGAGGGCGGCGGCCGGGTCTTACTTCCTGGCGGACATACCTATAACAGCGGTTCTATCCTGTTAAAATCAAATGTGGATTTTCATCTGGAGATGGGAGCCGTGTTAAAGGCCAGTGATGATTTAAATGATTATTATCCTCTGGCAAACGGAGGAAAGATCGTGGCTCATGAATCCGGACTTCCTTCCTTTTTAAACAGTGAATATAACGGCAGACCGTTCCATGCATTTCTCTATGGCTTTGACCAGAAGAATGTAGCCATCACAGGCCTTGGAACCATTGATGCCAATGAAAAGATTTTTTACGGAACCAACTCCGGTTTTCATATTGAGGGAACGTATTATCCAAGAATCCCTCTTATGCTGTTAGAAAAATTTGAGCATCTCACCATTCAGGATGTCACCTTAATTAACTGTGCCTTCTGGACTGTCCATCTGGTGGGCTGCAATGATGTCCTGATTCAGGGAATTCGCTTACTCAATAACCTACAGATGGCAAACTCCGACGGAATCGACCCGGACCACTGCACCAATGTGCGAATCATCGGCTGTCACATCGAATGCGGAGACGATGCCATTGTTCTTAAAAATTCCGGGGATTACAATCAGTACGGCCCCTGTGAAAATATCGTAATTTCAAACTGTACCTTAATCTCCACCAGCGCAGCCATTAAATTTGGTACGGAAGGGGAATGCAGCTTCCGAAATGTTCTGGTCGATAATTGTACCATCAGCAGAAGCAATCGTGGTATCTCCCTTCAGATCAGGGATGGCGGAAACGTGGAAAATGCCGTGTTCTCCAATATTACCATTGAGACACGCCGCTTTTCTCATGAGTGGTGGGGAAGAGCCGAGCCGATCTGCATCACCGTACAGGACCGTAAGCCTGGGGTAAAAGCTGGAAAAGTGAGAAATGTCCGGTTCCAGAACATTACCTGTAAAGGGGAAAATGGAATCTTTATTCGGGGAAGTGAAGACAATTACGTGGAAGATGTGAGCTTTGAAAATATCCATCTGACCCTGGAAAAGACCTCCCGCTGGGAGATTGAAGGATATGATATCCGTCCCTGCCAGGGCGATGGAGCCATTCATACAAAGATCTCCGGAATCTATGCGGACTATGCCAGAGATATCTCGTTTGAGCATGTGAAAATCAATGTGGAAGAGAGCATGCAGCCCTTTTACAAAGAAGATGTTACCCTGTTAAATACAGAAGAAATTACATTTTAA
- a CDS encoding DeoR/GlpR family DNA-binding transcription regulator encodes MRISRIDQLEQYILEHKTASIDTLCEVFEISKNTLRRDLEVLVSRGTVEKVYGGVVALDTVSPIPELITFHERANQNAQKKLRIAALAASYVRERDIIFIDSGTTTMNIVDYLTHLNTVTVITNSVQVINKAMNYPNINLIVLPGSLKRDTASLVGSSCVEYLEDFNIVRAFMACTGISVQAGICNASTEEYNVKKAAIKKSQKHYLLADSSKFGRASLMTFGDVSQFDSILTDQMPDDAFCSYCEELGCAIRIATE; translated from the coding sequence ATGAGAATTTCCCGGATTGACCAATTGGAGCAATATATTTTAGAACACAAAACAGCTTCCATAGATACCCTGTGTGAAGTCTTTGAAATATCGAAAAATACCCTGCGAAGGGATTTAGAAGTCCTGGTATCAAGAGGAACGGTAGAAAAAGTATATGGAGGCGTAGTTGCCTTAGATACGGTATCTCCTATTCCCGAGCTGATTACCTTTCACGAGCGGGCCAATCAGAATGCACAAAAGAAATTACGGATTGCTGCCTTAGCCGCCTCCTATGTGAGAGAACGGGATATCATATTCATTGACAGCGGTACTACGACCATGAATATTGTGGACTATCTGACCCATTTGAATACGGTCACTGTGATTACTAACAGCGTTCAGGTCATAAATAAGGCCATGAATTACCCAAATATCAACTTAATCGTTCTACCCGGCTCCTTAAAAAGGGATACTGCCTCCCTTGTGGGAAGCTCCTGCGTGGAATATTTAGAGGATTTTAACATTGTACGGGCCTTTATGGCATGTACCGGCATTTCCGTACAGGCAGGAATCTGCAATGCTTCCACGGAAGAATATAATGTGAAAAAAGCGGCGATTAAAAAAAGCCAGAAGCATTATCTTCTGGCTGATTCCTCAAAGTTTGGCCGGGCATCCCTTATGACCTTTGGAGATGTGAGTCAGTTTGACTCTATTCTAACCGATCAGATGCCGGATGATGCATTCTGTTCCTACTGTGAAGAACTGGGCTGCGCCATCCGCATCGCCACGGAATAA